DNA from bacterium:
ACCTACGCTACCTGCCGATTCACCCTGGAAATCACCAACCTCAAACAATTGGAAAAGGTAATCAATTCCATCAAGACCATCCGCGATGTCATCGAGGTCGAACGGGTAACATCATTCCTTTCCAAAAACAAGACCGAAACCCATACCGTCAAAGATAAGCTCAGCGGGTAGAAAAGAGAGTGGTCAGTGGTCAGTGGTCAGCTTTTTTCCGGCCACTGACCACTTTTTTTTAAACAGCCTTCTGGATTTTTCCGCCGCGAATACACCGGGTGCAGACATTCAGCCTCCGGGCGGCACCGTTTACCAGCACCCTGATTTTCTGGATATTGGGAAGCCATCGCCGGTTTGTTTTATTATGGGCATGACTTACGGTGTGGCCGAATTGTGAACCCTTGCCGCAGATGTCGCATCTTCTGGACATTGATCGATTCTCCTCTTTTTATAACTTCCGGATAACTTTATGATAGATTCTTCCACCAGGAAAATGTATAATAACACACGCTTTGATAAAGCGCAATTATTATCTCCGGTTATATTGGCATTTTATATCAAATCATTCTCTTTGGCTGATAGCTCAATGACAACTCTCGGGATGACAGCTCAATGACAAAAGAGCACGAGATTTCACGAAAGCATTTACTTTTGCTTTTCCTTTACGGAGTAATTATCTTCGGTGTTTTTTGCCTGGTCCTCTTCCCCAAGGAAAGGATCATCCGTCAGGCCCTTTACCGTGTTTCCGAGCGGTCAAGCTATCTTCTTTCAGCCAAAGAGCTTCTGGTCGCTTTCCCGGGTCAGGTGGAGCTGAAAAATTTAACCATCACCAAAAAAGACTCCAGGGCCGAGGCCGAAGGCTTCCCTCATTTTCAGATTGACACGGTCCGGATAAAACCAAAGTATAGTCAGCTTTTTCTCAAGAAACTGGCCCTCCTTTTCGATCTCGAGCTTTACCAGGGGAAGTGCAGCGGAGTAACCAGTTTTGATCTCCTGCAACCTCATTATCTCAAGGAACTTGATTGCCTTGGCCAGGGGATACAACTGGCCAGCCTGAAGCAAATCCGTGAACTGTTAAACATCCATATCAACGGGCAACTTTCCGGCAAGGCCAAATTACACCTGGACAAAAACGACATCGAGACCCTGTCGGGTGATTACAGCTTCGAGGTTGCGCCGGGAGATATTCAGATCATGAGTTTTCCAGGCTTCAGTTTCCGTCAAATCAACGGGCAGGGCAGCCTGAGCCACGGCAAAATCAGAATCCGGTCAATGCGCATTCAAGGGGACGATCTCCAGGCCCAGATCACCGGAGACCTCCAGCTTGATAAAAACATTGCCCGAAGCTTCCTCAAAGTCAAGGTCAACCTGAAGATCAGCCAGGAAATGAAAGAGAAACTGGGGCCTCTGGCCAACTTTTTACCACCACAGCAGGACCGGGAGGGAATTCAACTGACGATCCGGGGAAATCTGAATAATTTGTCCTTCCTGCCGACTTAGGAAATGGAGAAGGAGTTATGAACAAAGATGCAGAAAATGAAGTACCTCAGCTTCCCTCACTTTTTTATCTGGAAAAATTTTATACCCTTGGGCTCATGACTCACCGAATCGCCCATGAAATCAATAATTCCATTCAGGGTATCCTGCTGCTGCTCAATTTCCTGGAAACCGATTATTCCCAGGACGAGAATATCGCGCTTCTCAGCCAGGAGATTCATGAAATAAAAAGGTTTATCCATTCAATCCTCAGCTATGTCAGAGCAACCAGGCCGGATTTTGAGCCGATGGACCTTGCCGCCCTCATCCGCGAAACGATAAATCTTCTTCAGGGTCTGACCGGAGACCAAGCCTTTGCCGGAATCATTGCCCACTATCCTCCATCCGGGCCGCTGATGGTCAAAGGAAACTTTTACTGTCTTCAACTGGCTTTGCTCAGCCTTCTTCTCCTGTGCGGCCAGCGGCAGCAGGCAGGCTGTCAGAACCTGTCACCGATCGAGGTTGATGCATCACCTGCCCCCTCCGGACAGAAACATACCATTCAAATACGCTTCCCCGGCCGTCTGGTCTCAAATGAAAACCTGTCATTGCCTGCCGATGCAGGTGAGCCGAGATTCAGTCTGGTACAGAGAATCCTTCACCTGCACCAGGGAGAGTTTCAAACTCTCGATGAGAGCGGCGGGAATTCATGCTTCATTATTACCCTTCCCGCAGCAGGATGTCAGGAGTAATGCTATCCGCGCTGTCGCGAGAATGGTTTTTATCCTGCACCATGAGAATCCATTAGAGAGATAAACAATATTACCCGGCAGTATCTTACGATAAGGAGTTTCGATATGAAAGTTCTCATCAGCGACAAACTATCCAAGAAAGGAATCGAGTTATTTCAACAGGAAGAGGGAATCGAGGTTGATGTCAAAGTCGGGATGCCTCCCCAGGAGTTGCTCTCCTGCATCGGCGCTTATGATGCCCTGGTGGTTCGCAGTGAAACCAAAGTCACCGCCGAGGTCCTGGCCGCTGCCAAAAATCTGAAAGTCATTGGCCGGGCAGGAAGCGGCGTGGACAACATCGATGTACCCGAGGCTTCCAAGCGGGGCATCATCGTCATGAACACTCCGGGAGGAAACAGCGTGACTACGGCCGAACATGCCATCTCGCTCCTTCTCTCCCTGGTGAGAAACATCCCCCAGGCCACTGCCTCCATGAGGGAAGGAAAATGGGAGAAGAAAAAGTTCATGGGCATCGAGGTCACGGAAAAGACTCTGGGCATTGTCGGTCTGGGGAAAATCGGGGCCGAAGTGGCCAAACGGGCCAAGGGCCTGCTCATGAACGTGATTGCCTACGATCCCTATATTTCGGAAGAGGCAGCCCGCAAGCTCCAGGTGGAACTGGTGGATCTTGAGGGCATCTTCACCAGATCCGACATCATCACCATCCATGTACCCAAAAATGCTGAAACCGCATACATGATCAACCAGGAAACCATTCAAAAGATGAAGAACGGGGTCCGGATCATCAACTGCGCCCGCGGAGGACTGGTGGATGAAAAAGCGCTGGCAGAAGCGCTGAAAAGCGGCAAAGTGGCCGGAGCCGCCCTGGATGTTTTCGAGCAGGAGCCCCCGCCGGCCGATAACCCCCTGCTGGGCCTGC
Protein-coding regions in this window:
- the rpmB gene encoding 50S ribosomal protein L28, with protein sequence MSRRCDICGKGSQFGHTVSHAHNKTNRRWLPNIQKIRVLVNGAARRLNVCTRCIRGGKIQKAV
- the gspN gene encoding type II secretion system protein GspN; this encodes MTKEHEISRKHLLLLFLYGVIIFGVFCLVLFPKERIIRQALYRVSERSSYLLSAKELLVAFPGQVELKNLTITKKDSRAEAEGFPHFQIDTVRIKPKYSQLFLKKLALLFDLELYQGKCSGVTSFDLLQPHYLKELDCLGQGIQLASLKQIRELLNIHINGQLSGKAKLHLDKNDIETLSGDYSFEVAPGDIQIMSFPGFSFRQINGQGSLSHGKIRIRSMRIQGDDLQAQITGDLQLDKNIARSFLKVKVNLKISQEMKEKLGPLANFLPPQQDREGIQLTIRGNLNNLSFLPT
- the serA gene encoding phosphoglycerate dehydrogenase; its protein translation is MKVLISDKLSKKGIELFQQEEGIEVDVKVGMPPQELLSCIGAYDALVVRSETKVTAEVLAAAKNLKVIGRAGSGVDNIDVPEASKRGIIVMNTPGGNSVTTAEHAISLLLSLVRNIPQATASMREGKWEKKKFMGIEVTEKTLGIVGLGKIGAEVAKRAKGLLMNVIAYDPYISEEAARKLQVELVDLEGIFTRSDIITIHVPKNAETAYMINQETIQKMKNGVRIINCARGGLVDEKALAEALKSGKVAGAALDVFEQEPPPADNPLLGLPNVVCTPHLGASTEEAQDKVAVAIAEQMVDYLKNGTIRNAVNTPSIPQEVLSGIKPYVSLAEKMSSLLSQISDGRMQKFTVSFHGEVLNYDVAPITVAALMGLLKPILQETVNYVNAPVLAREREINVEEIKETAPGDFTNLITLTLVTDKGVNTISGTLFGKANPRIVKINGFTVELMLTEKMLVFSNIDKPGVIGDIGSLLGQAGINISGMQFGREKPGGRAISVLNIDNHVDQDMLQKFKELPNVVAVKLISL